The window taataatacaaaatacaataagatagttaattttaatattaagaTAAACTAgttaacattttcatcttttcccATGCCCCACTTTTTctataaatattataaatagaacaaaaacgtatacattttattttatattaaaaaagttcactttttaaaaaacacattttaaccaTTTCACAAATGACTTGACACCAAGCTAtcctttataaataaaattaaacgtgGCCCTGGCTTAAGCACAAGTATGCCCACTCCTGTTCTAAAGGTTTTAAAAGCAAGATTGTGAACAATCACagtgcagccattctgacaacAGAGTGTGCGTGGTGGGGTGATTGGGCATTCACACAAACATGTTTTCCCCACTGTGGCTCTTGGAACAAAAGGGGTCAACAAACAAAGGGGGGGCTGAGGCTGCAGATGTCAACATCAGCGCACGTCGCCGACCGGCCATCTAACGTTAGCAGATGTGAGACACAAGTGATGCTTGCGGGCTAGCAGAGCCAGCCACACTGCCGCcgggaaatacaaaataaaatggccaAACGCTGGTCTGACATAACGTGTGCATTCCAGGGAACTTACCTTGGGCTTGTAGAGCCACTTTCGGAAGCGGTTCATCGTTACCTCGCCACCTTCCTTTTGTCACCGAGCACTCGTCTGCTTCTCCGGGGTACCTGTGTGCCTGAGAGCTTCGCTCGGCTGCTAAGCTAGCTACcgacagtggcttacaatacggaaaaaaaactaacccaaaacaaaaaaaaacgtacggTAAATTGTCCAAAAGGCTACAAAATGGCCCTGAAGGGAGAGGGTGGGTATACACTGAGGCAACGActtatttccacattttgtcgTCGTGCGGGGCTTGCCGGCGCCTGTCTTCCCCGTCCTGCCACTTCCAAAGTCCCAAGCTtaccacagcagcagcagcagccagcGAGAAGCGAGCGCGTCTCAGTGCACGTCCGACGTTACTTGACAGTCACGTTGACAACATTCACCTCCCACTTTCACAGGAagtgatgcgttcaagtaccgTTCTCAAAACAACGGAAATGACGAACACCTATATTATATGCGTTCACTTATGAATGGTGGAATTTATTTGATAATTTAAATACGCGTTTCTGTGAACAATAATAAGACTTTGCAGACTTCAGTAAGTTAAATTGTGTTAATAAGTGTATGATCGCCCTGGTTCATCCCCTTTGTTTATTAAAACTgtatgaaatgttttgttttgtattttaatgtgacAATACTACGTTGAGGCAAATGGGCTCCAGGAAAATCTCATTTGGTTAATCAGATTTAGGCAAACAGACGATATAttgtgagacttttttttgtcaaaacccCGTATGCATGTGTTTTTAGTAATCAGCTTTTCTCTCCTAAAGGCGCAGTAAACTGAAATGAGCTTTCCTGCACACAAATTCCTTTGGTTTAACAGGGCGATGTGACATATTTGAGGTTAATTTGAACAACGTAAATTCCAATGGAACTGGAAGGCAGCACATGGATTTGACCTACGTCACAACATATGACGTAATTTTTGTTTTGCCGTTAACAAAGGATCAGAATCTCATCACCTTACTAATCGAAAACCCAATGTATTAAACATGTCGAAGGatcatattgtaaaaaaaaaaaaaatcaccatttcAAAGGGTCTAttatatttctaaaaataacCTTTCACCTGTATGCATTCTGAGGTTAATCTGTTTACATGATTGTCGCCACGCAACCCATCACCACGGCAAcgagaggaaaacaaaactaaacggCATTCGGCCAttctttttacaaaaatgcGGGCACGGGTGTATTTAAtgcaaatatacattatttgacATTGTGTGTAATTGATCATATCGAGGTGAGAACATTTCCAGAACGTTATTTCAAGCTTTGTTCGTATTGTAGTAAAATGGCAAAAAGCTATGGACCGCTTGTCAAGAAGGCCATTGCACTGATTGATCAGTATCCAGCTAGCAAACAGACTCTGGACGACTTTATTGAAGATGCTTCAAAAGATCTGAAGGTAAGCTAATGTGACCAGAATCAGCTATGGTCAGTGAAATGTTGCAATACTATATAGAAATCATATTTTTGGTACttagaataaacacaaaataataaaataatatgtaaaataaaacgTGTGTCATTTAGGCATTACAAATGACTTAAATGGTTTTACAAATTATCTTCATGGTGTTTACcataaatacattacataatAATACAGCACAGTAAACAGTTAACAAGTCTGCCTCTGATGTTCTTGGTTTAAATATTAGCTGTGCAGAGTTTGCAAATTCCTCTTGTGCTTGTATGGGCTTGGGTACCTACTACACATGGGGgggaaacatgcatgttagggtaaTTGAAGgttgtaaattgtccataggtgtgactgaaagtctgaatggttgttttgtgctctgcgattggctggtgaccagtccaaggtgtacctcgccttttgtccaaagtcagTGAAAATACACTCCAACTCAGCGCTATAggagatagatggatggatatgatatgaaaatgaacaGCAAGCAAGATATGGCTGCTTTTTACAAGGGACTGACAGTACAATGTAGCAGAATTGACTTTAAAATGACACTTTTGCTGCACATTTTCCAGGACATGGAACCTCAGCATAGGGAGTTTGTAATCATTGTTGTTTCGGGATGTATTGAGCAAAAGAAGATACTGGACATCATCATCAATTCCTTCTATGGCCATGATGGGAAACACATATCAAAATATTTTCGCAGCCAGTTTCTCGGTAAGTTATTTCCACTGGTCGTTGGgttgagtttgaaatgaaaaaaaaaaaaaaaaaaagactgacattGTGTTCTATTTTTGTTGCTTTCAGTCATCTGTTATCTCACTATATTCCACTTTGATGAACTTGGACTTAAGGATTTCAGCAACATTGTCCGATCTCTGAATATTGAGAACATGCACAATGTAAGAATATTGTTGCACAAAGACAAAATCTATTGTGTATTATGTACAATAATGTATACTGTGCTTGTAGTTCCTGAGTTTCGTCTTTACAAACCTCACCACTTGGATAGAAGATGAGTTGAACTGTATCTATGATGCCCAGTATGTGAAGAACCACTGGATTGACCCACTGCTAAGGTGCTAAAAATGAGTCAATGAAAACattaatcaaaattcaaatcaaattgctcagtgactctccgtagtgtgtttttatctttttatgtctcaaaagtattttctgtttcttgtcgtagtagagcggctccaactaccggagaccaattgcttgtgtttttgacatacttggcaaataaagataattctgattctgaaaatattAGTCTTTTGTCATTTAGGAGGCGCTCCAAGATTTGGATGTTCATAAAGAGGCTTGGAGCGGGTGAGATGCCAAACTCTCCATCCAAAGCCACCGAGCCTGTAGAGTTCTCTTTTTTTAACCGTAAACCACCATCTCGACCTCATCCTGAGCTCAGCCCTCTGCCAGAAAAATACATACCAGTAAGAAGTGTATGACTATattcacttgcatgtttttgtaatacaATCAAAACAGGTTATAAGATTTCACAATTTCACACGAGTTTGTGACTTTTGCAGGTACCAAACAGCATGTACACAGTTCCAAAAGAGGTTCAGATATTAGACGATCTCAAGCAAAGGAACCATCAAATGACAGAGGTAACGCATATTTTACCATTATCACAAAATTCTGTTCCCACTTTGACGCACAATGTATTGACATTCTGTCTGCTCTTCACTAAAGGAGCTGCTGTATGAGGCTAATATGACACCGTTCAAATGTGCAAGACCTCAAAAGTCCGAAAACACAATGGTATGGACTAGCTTCTGATGTTAGCAGTGGAGAAACTATGAAAGGATAACTGACCATTCGAATGTGTAATGCAGAGGGCGATGGCCAAGATAAAGGAAGAGTTGGACACAAAACTCAAGTtcaattccatttttaaaagtcaGCCTTCTCCTAGTAATAAGGTGAGAATGGCAGCAttagtggataaaaaaaaaagtctgtatCATGAATATTAAATTGCTCCTCACTTGTGTCAGAAAACGTGGCCTGTAAAACTCAACAGTGCCACAATCCTGCGACAGAGGGCGCTACATGACCGCAAGGTGGAGGAAGAGCTGCAGAggtagcttctttttttttttctccaacttCCGAAGCTTGATTAGTAGTTTGtttgaatgtactgtacattcgtTACTAATGTAGTTGTAAACTATGTAAACATcgcaacagaaaacaaaacttcTGTTGATATCCAGTACCAAATTAACACACGAAAAACTCTGCATTGATTCAAAATAGTGGccttcattccaaaatatgccGTGCGTCAAAGAATTGTGGGGTGTGTCGTCCACTTGAACAAAAAAACGCCACAACCCAAGCAGATGCCtcattttttccatccatccattttctaaagcacctcattagggtcacactgcttgtgcctatcccagctggggCCACACGCAgggctggtcgccagtcaatcacagggcacttataaacaaacaccTATTCGcatttatggacaatttagtcttcaattaaactaagaTGTACCTGGAGAagtccacacaagcacagggagaacatggaaactagACACAGTAgatactgtgagacagatgtgctaaccagaacTGTGCTGCTGCTCTTATACTACGATGTGTCAGAACAGAGAACAgcagacatggcatctgtaaaggtGAAGTTCACAGTGGACTTTAAAAGAGGGGCTGTGTAGAACATTCCAGACCAAAAGCTGCTAAAATCtttgaaaagaagagttggaaaaaaatcaaatattagAGTGGATTTATTCCGTGCGTGATAAACACAAGCAGTGTTCCAAGTCGATATATGAGGAAATTAGATAATTGggaaaaactaaacacaacaataGAACtgaatattttattgattaaaataaaattctacgtgCTTTTCTCTTTGTTGACAGGTTAGATAATCTGGTGAAAGGGGCGTATGAGCCCTCTTCTTTTCTTCAGTGGCAAAAAGAAATGCGTGACAAAGAGCATCGAGAGAAGACAGCAATGATTGATCAGAAACATGCGGACATACTAATCAGCCATCTTGAGATTGCGATGGAACGCACAAAAGCAACAGAGTGTAAAAAGAGGGCTGCTCGGCTCAAAAATGAAGAGGTGGATACACTCTATTAACCACTGATTAAAGACTCCAGATTAAAACAGGTTTTGATATAACTATTTTAGttactattttgttttcatggatTTCTTGCAGGCGTCTCGGATGAAACTGAAAACTGTACAGAAAATAATGCAGGAGGTAAACGAAAAGAGAGACTTGGTGCAACAAGTATCAGAGAACTGTAAAAAGAACCCCAAAAAAGCTAAAGAGAAGGTGAAGAAATTCAAGCGAAGTGTCGGTAAGCACCTAAACGCCACACATGCTGTTTCAAAGCACATTGATCAGTTGAATCGTATTTACTATTgaaaacaatatactgtattttattccaTCACAACAGTAAAGGAAATATCAGAGCACAGTCAAGAGCTCCTTCGTCAAGCGCAAGAGGAAGCGCAGGCAGAGCTCGACAGGAAGTTTGAAGCCATCAGTGAACTCCACACAATTGAATATTGTCCTCTCACTAGGCTCAAATATTTTGATGACACAGAGGTGAGTGTGAGGACAGATGGATGTAAAGCCCCGCTCACACAACCCATCATAAAAGATGacatttcttttgtctttgttgtgtataagCTGATATGGAACAGCGGACAAAGTCGACCCAATAATATTCTCTACCTTTGGAGGTATTATCAGAGCTGTAACAGCCATCCGTGTATATAGTCTATGGATATATTCCACACTGCCAGGACATGGGTATGAATTTAAAGAGAGCGCTGaattaaatgacaaatacatttactgACCTCTActacggcggccgactggttagcacatctgcctcacagttctgaggagcggggttcaaatcctggcctcgcctctgtggagtttgcatgttctccccatgcctgtgtgggttttctccgggtactccagtttcttcccacatcccaaaaacatgcatggtaggttaactgaagacgctaaattgactgtaggtgtgaaggtgagtgtgaatggttgtttgtttctatgtggcctgcgactggATTGGCCGCCTCTCGCAcagagtcagccgggataggctcgaatggttgtttgtttatatgtgccctgcgattggccggcgaaccagttcagggtgtaccccgcctcttgcccaaagatagctgggataggctccagcacggccgcggccctagcgaggataagcggtacagaaaatggacagatggatggatggacctctTCTTCTGAAATCCAgtggtatatatatttataatttagtcctacaagttaaaataaataaataaataaaaatatctaccataatttgatacactGTTGCCGCCATGTTTTAGCGTGGGCAAAGGAATGACGTAGAAtggctgttgtaaaattgtttcgTTTCTGCTCTCTGCAGAGCTAAGCTAGCCACTTGTGAACAACTTTTATCGTCAGCGAAAAGAGTTAAAAACGCCATACTGCGCCGTTTTTGGATGCAATTTCCAATCCGGACTAAATGCAAAAAAGGAGGTAAAGCATTCATATCTTACCCAaagagagaaagttgaggaaacagTTGGGAGGATGCAGTCGGAAGAGTTGAGCTGCCGAAAGCTCTGCGGCTGTGTTCTCATCACTTCAGCCcagattctttctttttattctttcctCACAAGGAGCCCGAACGGCCGCATGTGACAAGCGAAAGGCGAGCGGTGGTGGATGGGttgcacatctccctcacagttcagaggtcgggCTCCGGCccctctgtgtggagtttgcaggttctccccatACTtgttgcatgggttttctccatgtactcttagtttcctcccacattccaaaaacacgcatgttttgttaactgaaaactctaaatgtccataggtgtaaatgtgagaatggggtttttttgtctctatgtgccctgcgtttggctggcgacaagaCCAGGATGGACTCTGCCTGTCGCCCAATGTTGTTACCTTATAGGTTGAATGAGTATATTGGAGGGACAAACTCTGAGAGTTGGGAGGGGTATCATTACACACTAATCccagaccacagagtattttttCAGAAACATCCAAACAGCAAGTCCTTTGATCTCAAGGGGGGAAAttatgctcaaatttggcccagtTATTATGTGTGTATCCCACTTTAGTTGGGTTCTGTATAGATGGCACGGATGTACTGTATCAATGCCTGATTGTCCATTGCAATCCTGATGCATTCattttgcaggatctctgtgtgaaacaGGCTAAAGATACAGTAGAAGTTAACAATGTGTCAAAGTTTACCTCTTGTATCAGACTGCAGGTCATGAGCTGCTAGGAGAGCTGTCCCACGCCGAGGTGAAGGAGCGTCTGTTCTTCATGAAGGAAGCAGACGTGAATGAACAGCAGAAGAAAAGGGACTGCATCCTAGAGGAGAAAGATAAGAAGCAGCAGCTGCTGTTGGAGGACATGGACAGCATCAACCTCCACAGTAGAGTCATGGGAATGGCCGCGGCCCTCAGGTCAGCAAAATCCGGTGCTTCGACTCTTTGACTCTCATCCCTCTTAAAGAGTGACTCTGAGGTCCAGTCAGTACATGGTCATAAACAATGTCCATTA of the Phycodurus eques isolate BA_2022a chromosome 14, UOR_Pequ_1.1, whole genome shotgun sequence genome contains:
- the LOC133413242 gene encoding cilia- and flagella-associated protein 99-like isoform X2 is translated as MAKSYGPLVKKAIALIDQYPASKQTLDDFIEDASKDLKDMEPQHREFVIIVVSGCIEQKKILDIIINSFYGHDGKHISKYFRSQFLVICYLTIFHFDELGLKDFSNIVRSLNIENMHNFLSFVFTNLTTWIEDELNCIYDAQYVKNHWIDPLLRRRSKIWMFIKRLGAGEMPNSPSKATEPVEFSFFNRKPPSRPHPELSPLPEKYIPVPNSMYTVPKEVQILDDLKQRNHQMTEELLYEANMTPFKCARPQKSENTMRAMAKIKEELDTKLKFNSIFKSQPSPSNKKTWPVKLNSATILRQRALHDRKVEEELQRLDNLVKGAYEPSSFLQWQKEMRDKEHREKTAMIDQKHADILISHLEIAMERTKATECKKRAARLKNEEASRMKLKTVQKIMQEVNEKRDLVQQVSENCKKNPKKAKEKVKKFKRSVVKEISEHSQELLRQAQEEAQAELDRKFEAISELHTIEYCPLTRLKYFDDTETAGHELLGELSHAEVKERLFFMKEADVNEQQKKRDCILEEKDKKQQLLLEDMDSINLHSRVMGMAAALRKEEEKEARFRLQQTQEETIMALRKKFEEKKQDYQKMKTILSKPSKQAAANTLKNTETHRKSGLKKINWEDLEQSLEEYIERKDSQIVSQRGPLRK
- the LOC133413242 gene encoding cilia- and flagella-associated protein 99-like isoform X1, yielding MDGYDMKMNSKQDMAAFYKGLTVQCSRIDFKMTLLLHIFQDMEPQHREFVIIVVSGCIEQKKILDIIINSFYGHDGKHISKYFRSQFLVICYLTIFHFDELGLKDFSNIVRSLNIENMHNFLSFVFTNLTTWIEDELNCIYDAQYVKNHWIDPLLRRRSKIWMFIKRLGAGEMPNSPSKATEPVEFSFFNRKPPSRPHPELSPLPEKYIPVPNSMYTVPKEVQILDDLKQRNHQMTEELLYEANMTPFKCARPQKSENTMRAMAKIKEELDTKLKFNSIFKSQPSPSNKKTWPVKLNSATILRQRALHDRKVEEELQRLDNLVKGAYEPSSFLQWQKEMRDKEHREKTAMIDQKHADILISHLEIAMERTKATECKKRAARLKNEEASRMKLKTVQKIMQEVNEKRDLVQQVSENCKKNPKKAKEKVKKFKRSVVKEISEHSQELLRQAQEEAQAELDRKFEAISELHTIEYCPLTRLKYFDDTETAGHELLGELSHAEVKERLFFMKEADVNEQQKKRDCILEEKDKKQQLLLEDMDSINLHSRVMGMAAALRKEEEKEARFRLQQTQEETIMALRKKFEEKKQDYQKMKTILSKPSKQAAANTLKNTETHRKSGLKKINWEDLEQSLEEYIERKDSQIVSQRGPLRK